Part of the Bacteroidota bacterium genome, CCATCGAGACGGAGCTTCTGGCCAAGGAACCCGCCAATGACGAGTACTGGAAACAACTTCAGAAGTTCAAGGACGCGAGGCAAAAGGCGGGCCGGTAGGTTGTTGTCCGCGGTGCGGCACTGGATTCCGTTCGCGCTCCTGATCGTTTGCGGGTGCGGACGTCACGGTTCCGGCGGCTCCGGCGACCGCCCGTTGAGCCCGGACGCGGTGAATGTCTCCGGTATCCGTTTCTCCCAGACTCCGCAAGAAATCCGCCTCCTGCTTCCCGATGCTCACTGCGTGAAAAACTCGCCCGAGGCCGAGATCTGCAGCTGGATCCCGGGCCGGGAGGAGCGGCGGGGGGGATTCCGGGGAGTGGAACGGCTGTTATGCAGATTTCGGCACGACTCGCTGCGCTCCATCCGCGTCGAATATCTTGAAATGCTCGACGTGGAATTTTCCGCATTCGATAAAGAGGTCCGCGGGAAGTACGGGTACGTTCCCGCACCCGAAGGCCTCGACACCCTCTTCGCCGAGTGGCAATACGACTCGCTTGCCGTCTCCCTGACACCGAACAAACGGCCCCACTGGACCGGACAAGTTTCCATCTACCGGCCGGTACTTGAGTTTGAGCGGCGGTAGCCGCGCGAATATCTGGAATCGTCGGTAGGCGCGACCTTCAGGTCGCGTGGCTTCCGTCTTGCGGCTCTGTTGAAAATCACTTATATTGAGTCCGGAAAGTTCAGTTTTTCCGCCGGAATCTACCTGGAGAGGTGGGTGAGTGGCTGAAACCAACGGTTTGCTAAACCGTCGTATGGGGTAAACCTGTACCGAGAGTTCAAATCTCTCCCTCTCCGCTCGAAGTTCATCAGCGCGCACTACTCCTTCCCACGAAAGGTATAGCATCCCCGATACCGGGGATTTTTTATTGCCCTGAATGATTGAATGCATGAATGAATAGCGCCAGGCCCGTCCGTGTTCGGTTTGCGCCGAGCCCCACCGGGTTCCTCCACGTCGGCGGCCTCCGGACGGCGCTCTATAATTTCCTCTTCGCGCGAAGGCAGGGGGGAGTCTTCGTTCTCCGGATCGAGGACACCGACCGGGCGCGCTACGTGGAGGGGGCGGTCGAAAGTCTCATCCGAACGCTCGCATGGACAGGTCTCGCCTACGACGAAGGCCCGGAGAAGGGGGGTCCGTTCGGACCATATATTCAATCTGAACGGCTTGACCTGTACCGGGATCATGTCAACCGCCTGCTCAACAAAGGCGACGCCTACCGGTGTTTCTGCACCCATGACCGTCTGGAGGAAATGCGCAAGGAACAGGATCGGTTGAAGTTGCCTCCAAAGTATGACCGGCGCTGCCTTTCTCTGGACAAATCCGTTATTCAATCGAACATCGCTCAGGGCCTTCCCTTCGTGATCCGGATGCGGGTCCCGGATGGTGTGACGATCAGTTTTCATGACATGATCCGGGGGGAAGTGGAGTTCGCCGGCGAGAAAGTTGACGACCAGGTTTTGCTGAAATCGGACGGATACCCGACCTATCACCTTGCCAACGTGGTGGACGATCATCTCATGCAGATCACGCATGTGATCAGGGGAGAGGAGTGGCTCTCCAGCACTCCGAAACATGTGCTCCTCTATCAGTTTTTCGGATGGGAGAAACCGGAATTTGCGCACCTCCCGCTCCTTCTGAATGCGGACAGATCCAAATTGAGCAAGCGGCAAGGTGACGTTGCCGTCGAGGATTACCGCGAGAAGGGGTACCTGCCCGCGGCCCTCGTGAACTTTGTCGCCCTCCTGGGGTGGAATCCGGGTGACGAACGGGAG contains:
- the gltX gene encoding glutamate--tRNA ligase, encoding MNSARPVRVRFAPSPTGFLHVGGLRTALYNFLFARRQGGVFVLRIEDTDRARYVEGAVESLIRTLAWTGLAYDEGPEKGGPFGPYIQSERLDLYRDHVNRLLNKGDAYRCFCTHDRLEEMRKEQDRLKLPPKYDRRCLSLDKSVIQSNIAQGLPFVIRMRVPDGVTISFHDMIRGEVEFAGEKVDDQVLLKSDGYPTYHLANVVDDHLMQITHVIRGEEWLSSTPKHVLLYQFFGWEKPEFAHLPLLLNADRSKLSKRQGDVAVEDYREKGYLPAALVNFVALLGWNPGDERELFSLDDLVREFSIDRVGKSGAIFNVEKLDWLNAQHLRRMSDQDILALLKDLLARSGPWEKEFGDGYLLNVIRAMRERIIFVRDFIDKSPYFFRAPQSYDETAMKKRWTGETPAALEALAGEFSHLDNPGAAEFESALRKVAASRHVPDGDLIHALRLAVSGVGGGPGVFEIVDILGKDESIGRIKRAVERITNGTIAP